GTCTTCATCATGTCAAATGGAGAGCCGTACGTTGGGCTGTTATGAGAGAAGTAGTTATTTTTCTGCATATCCAAAGATTTGTCCTTAGCTACGGCACTAAGCTCTGTATCAAGCTCAAGTGGTGCCAGTCCTTGTTTCTCACGTTCCTGGTTTGTCAATTCTACTACTTGTTTTTCGAAAGCGGAGACTTCAGAAGATGCTTGCTCGCTTTGCTGTTCTGCTTTTGGTTGAGCTTGCTGCTCTGACTGTTGTTGTGGAGCAGCTTCCTGCTTAGGTTGTTCCTGAGGCTGAGCTTCCTGCTTCGGAGCTTCTACTTTTTCCTGCTTCGGCTGTTCTACTTGTTGTGGAGCTTCTACTTCTTCTTGCTTCTGCTCTTGTTTTGGAGCTTCCGGCTTAGCTTCTGCTTGGACAGGTTTTTCTCCCTGCTTCCAGTCAATTTGATTCAATAGAGATTGAATATCGATCTGCTGCAGGTTATTTCCCTTCAAAGCAGCTTCGTTCTGACTGATCCACTCCATCAATTTATCAGAATCTATTTGAATGTTTTGTGTTTTTATTTGCGAATGGTGCACCTCACCTGTAGATGCGAAAGATGTTGCGGGTGCTGCTAGAAGAGATAGTGCAAGAGCTCCTGATA
This sequence is a window from Bacillus sp. SB49. Protein-coding genes within it:
- a CDS encoding CAP domain-containing protein; the protein is MKKSLVVSGALALSLLAAPATSFASTGEVHHSQIKTQNIQIDSDKLMEWISQNEAALKGNNLQQIDIQSLLNQIDWKQGEKPVQAEAKPEAPKQEQKQEEVEAPQQVEQPKQEKVEAPKQEAQPQEQPKQEAAPQQQSEQQAQPKAEQQSEQASSEVSAFEKQVVELTNQEREKQGLAPLELDTELSAVAKDKSLDMQKNNYFSHNSPTYGSPFDMMKTYGIDYQTAGENIAMGQTSPEQVVQGWMNSEGHRKNIMNPNFTHIGVGHAEDGNYWTQMFIGK